In Selenomonas sp. TAMA-11512, a genomic segment contains:
- a CDS encoding NAD(P)-dependent oxidoreductase codes for MAKILLSQPVPDICLAQFKDKFDITIPDAPMTYDEVMQVIGEYDAYMIIGNKGDKALLDAGKNLKAIANFGVGYDNIDWKYATEKGIAVVNTPTQVTDATAEHTVALIVAAMRGIARSDRELRRGEWISPMFPEFNTAINESTLGILGFGRIGKLVCKKAQGLGMKVIYYDKFRAAPEVEAEYGVTYMELDDVVKTADCISLHMPFIPENHHLFDLAMLKKMKKDAYLVNCARGPIVCEADLVTALKEGIIRGAGLDVYEFEPQISDALKQLDNVVLTPHIASGTMKARVGMAIEALTGLTAVLCGEIPYNVVNKEVCAK; via the coding sequence ATGGCAAAGATACTTCTGTCACAGCCGGTGCCGGATATTTGCCTTGCGCAGTTCAAAGACAAGTTTGACATTACGATTCCCGATGCCCCCATGACCTATGATGAGGTCATGCAGGTCATCGGCGAATACGACGCCTACATGATCATTGGAAACAAAGGGGATAAAGCTCTTTTAGATGCAGGCAAAAACCTCAAAGCCATCGCCAATTTCGGGGTCGGCTATGACAATATCGATTGGAAATACGCTACCGAGAAGGGCATCGCTGTCGTCAACACGCCGACGCAGGTTACGGATGCCACGGCAGAGCATACGGTTGCTCTCATCGTGGCTGCGATGCGCGGCATTGCACGCTCGGACCGCGAGCTCCGGCGCGGCGAATGGATCAGCCCCATGTTCCCCGAGTTCAATACGGCGATCAATGAGAGCACGCTCGGCATTCTCGGCTTCGGCCGCATCGGCAAGCTCGTCTGCAAAAAAGCGCAGGGACTCGGCATGAAGGTCATATACTATGATAAATTCCGTGCCGCGCCGGAGGTCGAAGCGGAGTATGGCGTCACCTATATGGAGCTGGACGACGTCGTCAAGACGGCGGACTGCATATCCCTGCATATGCCGTTCATTCCTGAGAACCATCATCTTTTTGATCTGGCCATGCTCAAAAAGATGAAGAAGGACGCCTATCTCGTCAATTGCGCCCGCGGCCCTATCGTCTGCGAAGCGGATCTCGTCACGGCGCTCAAGGAAGGCATCATCCGAGGCGCGGGGCTGGATGTATATGAATTCGAGCCGCAAATTTCGGATGCGCTGAAGCAGCTCGACAATGTCGTCCTCACACCGCACATTGCCAGCGGCACGATGAAAGCTCGTGTAGGCATGGCAATCGAAGCACTTACGGGGCTTACCGCAGTTCTTTGTGGCGAAATTCCTTACAATGTCGTCAACAAAGAGGTATGCGCGAAATAA
- a CDS encoding SDR family NAD(P)-dependent oxidoreductase, which produces MSFLNAKELFCIEGKKAIVTGGTRGLGHGMAEGLMEAGAEVAIIGTSDKVYEVAADFRTGGYSCHGVKADFSKREEVYGGFQDAMKALGDLDILVTAHGIQRRHSAEEFPIEEWDEVMRVNLDAVFILCQEAAKVMLPKGYGKIINIASLISFFGGQTIPAYSASKGGVAQLTKEMSNDWMARGINVNAIAPGYMATEMNTALLDQTKPRYREITDRIPAKRWGTGDDMKGCCIFLASHASDYLGGAIIPVDGGYLVK; this is translated from the coding sequence GTGTCTTTTTTGAACGCGAAAGAATTGTTCTGTATCGAGGGAAAGAAAGCCATTGTGACAGGCGGTACGCGTGGACTGGGACACGGCATGGCGGAAGGGCTGATGGAGGCAGGCGCCGAGGTTGCAATCATCGGCACATCAGATAAGGTATATGAGGTCGCTGCGGATTTTCGGACTGGAGGGTATTCCTGCCATGGAGTAAAGGCCGATTTTTCCAAACGCGAAGAAGTATACGGGGGATTTCAGGATGCCATGAAGGCGCTGGGCGATCTCGACATACTTGTCACGGCGCACGGCATACAGCGCCGACACAGTGCGGAGGAGTTTCCGATCGAAGAATGGGACGAGGTGATGCGCGTCAACCTCGATGCGGTGTTCATCCTCTGCCAGGAGGCTGCAAAGGTAATGCTGCCGAAGGGATATGGCAAAATCATCAATATCGCCTCGCTCATTTCTTTCTTCGGCGGACAGACGATTCCGGCGTATTCCGCCTCCAAGGGCGGTGTCGCACAGCTGACAAAAGAGATGTCCAATGACTGGATGGCACGGGGCATCAATGTCAATGCGATCGCGCCCGGCTACATGGCAACGGAAATGAATACCGCATTGCTGGATCAGACGAAACCGCGCTATAGGGAAATCACGGATCGCATCCCCGCAAAGCGATGGGGAACCGGCGACGATATGAAGGGCTGCTGCATCTTCCTGGCTTCGCATGCGAGCGACTACCTCGGCGGGGCCATCATTCCCGTCGACGGCGGATACCTGGTGAAATAA
- a CDS encoding ISLre2 family transposase, translating to METIVTEILEIIKGTKDNISQEEQLRSYFEILICRAVSEALERIDKELAERYAAKGWHVERLDARCVQASYGTIQIRRRRMKKEGEASIYPLDKEVGIRPYRRYTAYLEYVIACIAAKSVYRDTAAVVNLLSPVTISHQQVAHVVRRVGETYGAWEKLQESTDPMEETELRRPEVLYIEGDGLMLHGQNKKQIELHRFQIAEGVQENGNRRTLIGTHYVANLDHEKAKESLLHYLGSHYDLTHTLVLSNSDGGAGYTCGVFEEILGSVGRHEHFLDWYHVQRKCRERLLWANSTLYKKLYKALYTHEREEMGLVLDTVESMSQDERQTEQVELLRKYIERNWIYLAGLEERGIGEYRKLLGTCESNHRLYSYRMKKQGRRWSRAGGEAMVKIITGLKNGDLREAMAAKAEWFNAKVGRDFRGAVREALKRRKSTTYDGVRDGRITVSAPMSSGIGHLSKCFA from the coding sequence ATGGAAACTATTGTAACAGAAATCCTGGAAATAATAAAGGGTACAAAAGACAATATCTCCCAAGAAGAACAACTGCGCAGTTACTTTGAGATCCTGATATGCCGTGCAGTTAGCGAAGCACTCGAACGAATTGACAAAGAACTGGCAGAGCGATACGCAGCCAAAGGCTGGCACGTGGAACGGCTTGATGCACGGTGCGTGCAAGCAAGCTACGGAACGATTCAAATCCGTCGCAGGCGCATGAAAAAAGAAGGAGAAGCCAGTATATACCCCTTGGACAAAGAAGTGGGTATTCGCCCTTACCGGAGATACACCGCCTATTTGGAATACGTTATTGCCTGTATTGCAGCCAAGAGCGTCTACCGTGATACAGCCGCTGTCGTCAACCTGCTGAGTCCCGTCACGATAAGCCACCAACAAGTTGCACATGTCGTGAGACGAGTAGGAGAAACCTATGGTGCTTGGGAGAAATTGCAGGAAAGCACCGATCCCATGGAAGAGACAGAACTGCGCCGACCGGAAGTTCTCTACATCGAAGGGGATGGACTCATGCTGCACGGGCAGAATAAGAAACAGATCGAGCTCCATCGATTCCAAATCGCCGAAGGCGTGCAAGAAAACGGCAACCGTCGTACCCTTATTGGCACCCACTATGTAGCGAATCTCGATCACGAGAAAGCCAAAGAGAGTCTGCTGCACTATCTGGGGAGCCACTATGATCTAACCCATACCCTGGTTCTGAGCAACAGTGATGGAGGTGCCGGTTACACCTGCGGCGTCTTTGAAGAAATCCTTGGAAGCGTCGGCCGGCATGAGCACTTTCTGGATTGGTACCACGTACAAAGAAAATGCAGAGAACGCCTTTTATGGGCGAATTCGACCCTATACAAGAAACTATACAAAGCGCTGTATACCCATGAACGTGAGGAAATGGGCCTAGTATTGGATACCGTGGAATCTATGTCCCAAGATGAGCGACAAACGGAACAAGTGGAGCTTCTTCGAAAGTACATAGAAAGAAACTGGATATACCTTGCCGGCTTGGAAGAACGAGGGATCGGGGAATACAGGAAGCTTTTGGGGACGTGTGAAAGCAACCATAGGCTCTACAGCTACCGGATGAAGAAGCAAGGCAGACGATGGAGTCGAGCCGGTGGCGAAGCGATGGTAAAGATCATCACGGGATTGAAGAACGGTGATCTGCGAGAGGCCATGGCGGCGAAGGCGGAGTGGTTCAATGCGAAGGTAGGAAGAGACTTCCGCGGAGCCGTGCGAGAGGCATTGAAAAGAAGAAAAAGCACGACGTATGACGGGGTCCGAGATGGGAGGATTACAGTAAGTGCGCCGATGAGCAGTGGGATTGGACATTTGTCCAAATGCTTTGCTTAG
- a CDS encoding AraC family transcriptional regulator encodes MYAIQNVSRLRGNVDTYGGMEINFYPTSETVAQYVHYHDYYEIIIYLGDTPATFIHKETAAKRPVHMGDILLIDIFDGHMLDARGNEQSARFSVGISPEYIKLCSANSVSLKNLFSRSNKGYPVFRPSMWEFQKYVNLIQQYRSSSFEKADIVYKQGIVHQMLAFLYEDFYHDGKESIVDDQKAHIVRETIGYIHEHISEDLRLDKIAAKMQYSKQHLASIFKEITHTTLNSYIAEKRITTAIAMMKNGPIPLTEVAEKIGFLNYSTFFKAFKKVTGVSPKEYISYPMDRG; translated from the coding sequence ATGTATGCCATACAGAATGTTTCCAGATTAAGAGGAAATGTAGATACCTACGGCGGGATGGAGATCAACTTTTACCCGACGAGTGAGACGGTAGCACAGTACGTTCATTATCACGATTACTACGAGATTATCATCTATCTGGGAGATACGCCGGCAACATTTATTCATAAGGAGACAGCTGCGAAGCGCCCTGTTCATATGGGTGATATCCTGCTGATCGATATCTTTGACGGACATATGCTGGATGCAAGAGGAAATGAGCAGTCTGCGCGGTTCAGCGTGGGAATTTCGCCGGAATATATCAAGCTCTGTTCGGCGAATTCCGTTTCGCTCAAAAATCTTTTCAGTCGCAGCAATAAAGGCTATCCTGTTTTTCGCCCGTCCATGTGGGAATTTCAAAAGTATGTTAACTTAATCCAACAATATCGAAGCAGCTCCTTTGAGAAGGCGGACATTGTTTATAAGCAGGGGATTGTACATCAGATGCTGGCATTCCTCTATGAGGATTTTTATCATGACGGTAAGGAAAGCATCGTCGACGATCAAAAAGCGCATATCGTGCGAGAGACGATCGGATATATTCACGAGCACATATCGGAAGATTTGCGGCTGGATAAGATTGCGGCAAAGATGCAGTACAGCAAGCAGCATCTGGCGTCCATATTCAAGGAGATAACGCACACAACGCTGAACAGCTATATAGCGGAAAAGCGCATCACGACGGCGATTGCCATGATGAAAAACGGTCCGATACCTTTGACTGAGGTAGCGGAAAAGATCGGATTCTTAAACTACAGCACATTTTTTAAAGCGTTTAAAAAGGTAACCGGAGTGTCACCGAAGGAGTATATAAGTTATCCTATGGATCGGGGATGA
- a CDS encoding D-2-hydroxyacid dehydrogenase, translating into MKIVVLDGYTENPGDISWGPLEALGELTVYDRVSYEESPAIAEKLQGAAVAVTNKTPISRETIDKCTDLKAIAVLATGYNVVDYTYAKEKGIPVMNVPVYGTDNVSQFAVSLLLEVCSHIGHHSFTVHQGEWASNPDWCYWKSPMIEVSGKTAGIIGLGRIGVNTAKILRAMNVNVLAYDRSQHDAGRAVATYVELDELLAKSDFIFLHCPLFPETEGIINKANIAKMKDGVIIVNNSRGPLVVEQDLYEALESGKVYAAALDVVSTEPIKADNILLKAKNCIITPHISWATKEARERIMQTTADNVAAFQKGAPTNVVNA; encoded by the coding sequence ATGAAAATTGTCGTGTTGGACGGTTATACGGAAAATCCTGGGGATATCTCGTGGGGGCCGCTGGAAGCGCTTGGAGAGCTTACGGTATACGACCGTGTTTCCTATGAAGAGTCTCCTGCCATCGCGGAAAAGCTGCAGGGTGCAGCCGTGGCTGTCACGAACAAGACCCCGATCAGCCGCGAAACAATCGATAAGTGCACGGATCTCAAAGCGATTGCCGTGCTCGCAACCGGCTACAATGTGGTCGACTATACGTATGCCAAGGAAAAGGGCATCCCCGTCATGAACGTCCCCGTCTACGGTACGGATAACGTCAGCCAGTTCGCCGTATCGCTCCTTTTGGAGGTGTGCTCGCATATCGGACATCACAGCTTCACCGTCCATCAGGGCGAGTGGGCGTCAAATCCCGACTGGTGCTACTGGAAGTCTCCCATGATCGAGGTCTCCGGAAAGACGGCGGGCATCATCGGCCTCGGACGTATCGGCGTCAATACGGCGAAGATACTTCGGGCGATGAATGTCAACGTGCTTGCCTATGATCGCAGCCAGCATGATGCGGGACGTGCCGTGGCAACTTACGTCGAGCTTGACGAGCTCCTCGCAAAGTCTGACTTTATCTTCCTGCACTGCCCCCTCTTCCCTGAGACGGAGGGTATCATCAACAAGGCGAACATCGCCAAGATGAAAGACGGCGTCATCATCGTCAACAACAGCCGCGGACCGCTCGTCGTGGAGCAGGATCTCTACGAGGCGCTCGAGAGCGGAAAGGTCTACGCGGCGGCGCTGGATGTCGTTTCGACTGAGCCCATCAAAGCGGATAATATCCTCCTGAAGGCGAAGAACTGCATCATCACGCCGCATATCTCGTGGGCGACGAAAGAAGCTCGTGAGCGCATCATGCAGACGACGGCGGACAATGTCGCCGCCTTTCAGAAAGGCGCTCCGACGAACGTCGTCAATGCGTAA
- a CDS encoding IS3 family transposase, translating to MELSGQFPIRLLCTKTGIPRSSFYNWKKSVEHPPEQKKRLVQSIGLFQEYHGRFPSHGYRWLNAKIRLDKGIVFSDPYAHKCCKIAGIKSLCKHYSYKKEGDPSRTYPNLLLAGINITGPMECVVSDMTAFYVERTYYELTLYMDLWNDELIAHALSSKRGDRMTYLDGLQDVLAFKKQYPNQKLILHSDQGSVYASKSYNELLPMYNIVRSMSRAGTPTDNAAMEAINGWIKAELFTDFHITSPENVPAQVSDYIRFFNEERPAYALGYLTPKQYREQFAPKHEGAAP from the coding sequence ATGGAGCTTTCCGGACAGTTCCCCATCCGGCTGCTCTGTACAAAGACCGGAATCCCACGCAGCAGCTTCTACAACTGGAAGAAGAGCGTGGAACATCCACCCGAACAGAAGAAACGGCTTGTGCAGAGCATCGGATTGTTTCAGGAATACCATGGGCGCTTTCCCTCCCATGGCTACCGCTGGCTGAATGCCAAAATCCGATTGGACAAAGGAATCGTATTTTCCGATCCCTATGCCCATAAATGCTGTAAGATCGCAGGGATCAAGAGCCTTTGCAAACATTACAGCTACAAGAAGGAGGGCGATCCGTCCAGAACCTATCCGAACTTGTTGCTTGCAGGAATCAACATCACCGGCCCCATGGAATGTGTGGTGAGTGATATGACCGCCTTTTATGTGGAGCGCACATACTACGAGCTCACACTATATATGGATTTGTGGAATGACGAGCTCATTGCCCACGCGCTCTCATCCAAGCGCGGCGATCGTATGACCTACCTCGACGGCTTGCAGGACGTGCTTGCGTTCAAGAAGCAGTATCCGAATCAGAAGCTCATCCTGCACAGCGATCAAGGCTCTGTTTACGCATCCAAGAGCTACAACGAACTCCTGCCCATGTACAACATTGTCAGGTCAATGTCCAGAGCCGGCACACCGACAGACAATGCCGCGATGGAGGCGATTAATGGTTGGATCAAGGCCGAACTCTTTACAGATTTCCATATTACTTCGCCGGAGAATGTCCCCGCTCAGGTATCCGACTACATCCGCTTCTTCAACGAGGAGCGCCCTGCATATGCCCTTGGATACCTTACGCCGAAGCAGTATCGGGAGCAGTTCGCGCCAAAGCACGAAGGTGCGGCTCCTTGA
- a CDS encoding aldolase/citrate lyase family protein: MKENAFRQRLSQGKPTVGTRIWSSWPVMTEACASTGNVDYIEFVAEYAPFDQYDLENIARACEASGISSMIKVDFQNRFYVAQRAMAAGFQAILFTDHETPDEVRESIFMTSPHVEDKGRFGYPNNRWVGYQPYLSQMDYATMVKNTVRCFMVEKKATMDNIEEICSIPGVDMLQFGPSDYCMSRGWNAKEHQDEVRAEEERMIKVALAHGVHPRCECDTLEKAEYYKSLGVKHFCIGDEFRNQMSVWNGALKEVKHLASSL, translated from the coding sequence ATGAAAGAAAATGCCTTTCGTCAGCGTTTATCCCAGGGCAAGCCGACTGTCGGCACGCGCATCTGGAGCAGCTGGCCTGTCATGACCGAGGCCTGCGCTTCGACCGGGAATGTCGATTACATTGAATTCGTTGCGGAATATGCACCGTTCGATCAGTACGACCTGGAGAACATCGCTCGTGCCTGCGAAGCCAGCGGCATCTCCTCGATGATCAAGGTGGACTTCCAGAATCGGTTCTATGTCGCACAACGTGCCATGGCCGCCGGCTTCCAGGCGATCCTCTTCACCGACCATGAGACCCCTGATGAAGTCAGAGAATCCATCTTCATGACATCTCCGCATGTTGAGGATAAGGGCCGCTTCGGCTATCCGAACAACCGCTGGGTCGGCTATCAGCCGTACCTCTCACAGATGGACTACGCGACCATGGTCAAGAATACCGTCCGCTGCTTCATGGTCGAGAAAAAGGCTACCATGGACAACATCGAGGAAATCTGCTCCATACCGGGCGTCGACATGCTGCAGTTCGGTCCTTCCGATTACTGCATGAGCCGCGGATGGAACGCAAAGGAGCATCAGGACGAAGTCCGCGCGGAAGAAGAGCGCATGATCAAGGTCGCTCTTGCGCACGGCGTACATCCTCGCTGCGAATGCGACACGCTCGAAAAAGCGGAGTACTATAAGAGCCTCGGCGTAAAGCACTTCTGCATCGGCGATGAGTTCCGAAATCAGATGTCCGTTTGGAACGGAGCGCTGAAGGAAGTAAAGCATCTGGCATCAAGTCTGTAA